In one window of Palaemon carinicauda isolate YSFRI2023 chromosome 2, ASM3689809v2, whole genome shotgun sequence DNA:
- the LOC137616753 gene encoding trypsin-1-like, with translation MYGEQQRPKWRLRLPATLRKTRLNYTNLTVRRVNDFQIVVGGHSWTNPPTSFQVVEFETYYYNPYYNYATQDNDMVLIKLATTLDFSDSAVGPICPPEPFNNYYEVNVTVTGWGFTKNDSSTLPDELQEVQLTTINNTKCQNAYPDYTITSNMLCAWYPSGGKDSCQGDSGGPLITQEKDYYVQIGIVSWGVGCGIAGNPGVYATIASKYKSG, from the exons ATGTATGGCGAACAACAGCGTCCGAAATGGCGGCTCCGGTTACCGGCTACGCtccgaaaaacacgtctaaattatactaatttaactgtgagaag AGTTAATGATTTCCAAATTGTCGTTGGTGGCCACTCATGGACGAATCCTCCAACATCTTTCCAAGTTGTTGAATTTGAAACCTACTACTACAATCCTTACTATAATTATG CCACTCAGGACAATGACATGGTTTTGATAAAGCTAGCCACCACTCTGGACTTCAGTGACTCTGCAGTAGGTCCGATTTGTCCTCCAGAACCATTCAACAACTATTATGAAGTCAATGTAACAGTTACAGGATGGGGATTCACCAAGAATG ATAGTTCAACTCTCCCAGATGAACTCCAAGAGGTCCAATTAACAACAATAAATAACACAAAATGCCAGAACGCTTATCCAGACTATACAATTACAAGCAATATGCTGTGTGCTTGGTACCCAAGTGGCGGCAAAGATTCATGCCAG GGTGACTCTGGAGGGCCTCTCATCACACAAGAAAAGGACTACTATGTTCAGATAGGCATTGTATCCTGGGGCGTTGGATGTGGCATTGCTGGGAATCCCGGAGTATATGCTACAATTGCTAGTAAGTACAAAAGTGGATAA